The Mucilaginibacter mallensis genome has a segment encoding these proteins:
- a CDS encoding dihydroorotase: protein MNLLIKSATIIDPNSPFHQKVADILIEKGHISSIASNIDADVETVDAKGKYVSPGFFDLNCNIGELGLETKEDLQTGTKAAMAGGFTGLALMPNTQPPVHSKAEVEYLLNRAKNNLVDVYPMGTISHKRDGKDLAEMYDMFLSGAKAFTDGNRPVQDAGLMERALLYTQGFDALILSYPEDTAIAGKAKVHEGEVSTLLGMKGIPSLAEELMIARDLYLAEYTGSKIHFSTISTERSVELIKEAKRKGLKVTCDVAAHHLLLTDEALTGFDSQYKVKPPLRTQKDVKALIKGLKDGTIDAIVSQHTPHEVEFKDVEFEVAEFGMIALQTAFSTALSTGLDINLLVEKLAINPRTILNVEPAVIAEGSKANLTLFDVDAEWEYTRKNNQSKSYNSPFIGQNLKGKVMLVYNNNHLFKTKTT, encoded by the coding sequence ATGAATTTGCTTATCAAATCCGCGACAATTATTGATCCCAATTCTCCATTTCATCAAAAAGTTGCCGATATCCTGATTGAAAAAGGGCATATCAGCTCCATTGCATCAAATATAGATGCCGATGTGGAAACTGTTGATGCGAAAGGCAAATATGTATCCCCCGGTTTTTTTGATCTGAACTGCAACATTGGGGAATTAGGACTAGAAACCAAGGAAGACCTGCAAACCGGTACAAAGGCAGCAATGGCAGGTGGTTTTACCGGCCTGGCTTTAATGCCCAATACCCAGCCACCCGTACATTCAAAAGCCGAAGTGGAATACCTGCTTAACCGCGCTAAAAATAACCTGGTTGATGTTTACCCGATGGGCACCATCTCGCACAAACGTGATGGCAAGGACCTGGCCGAAATGTATGATATGTTCCTGAGTGGCGCAAAAGCCTTTACCGATGGAAACCGCCCGGTACAGGATGCGGGTTTAATGGAACGTGCTTTACTTTACACGCAAGGTTTCGACGCGCTGATACTTTCATATCCTGAAGACACAGCCATAGCCGGCAAAGCAAAGGTACACGAGGGGGAAGTAAGCACGTTATTGGGAATGAAAGGTATTCCATCATTAGCTGAAGAACTGATGATAGCCCGCGATCTTTACCTGGCTGAATATACTGGCTCGAAGATCCACTTCAGCACTATTTCAACCGAGCGCTCTGTTGAATTAATAAAAGAAGCTAAGCGCAAAGGCTTAAAGGTAACCTGCGATGTTGCCGCGCATCATTTGCTCTTAACAGATGAGGCTTTAACGGGCTTTGACAGCCAGTATAAAGTAAAACCCCCACTACGTACCCAAAAGGATGTGAAAGCGCTTATAAAGGGCTTAAAAGACGGTACAATTGACGCTATAGTATCACAACATACACCGCACGAAGTTGAATTTAAAGATGTAGAGTTTGAAGTAGCTGAATTTGGTATGATAGCTCTGCAAACTGCTTTTTCAACTGCATTATCAACCGGACTGGATATTAACCTCCTGGTAGAAAAATTAGCAATAAACCCGCGTACAATATTAAATGTTGAACCTGCAGTAATAGCGGAAGGCAGCAAAGCAAACCTAACCTTATTTGATGTGGATGCTGAATGGGAATATACCCGGAAAAACAACCAGTCGAAATCTTATAATTCTCCCTTTATAGGGCAGAATTTAAAAGGTAAAGTAATGTTAGTATATAACAACAATCACCTTTTTAAAACCAAAACAACATGA
- a CDS encoding BatA domain-containing protein, translating into MHLLYPAFLFALVLLAIPVLVHLFNFRKYQKVYFSNVQFLKEINEQQSSRRNLKERLILAARLLALFFLVLAFTRPYISNQHTENAGSQQVVSVFVDNSYSMQTLNSEGTLLDEAKRRAKEIASAYGINDRFQLLTQDFEGKHQRLLNRDEFNDAVDVVKISPQSRSLQQIINRQQSLLGMQPNALRSIYIISDFQKNITGSQALKIDTGTHTSLVQLKASSLPNVAVDSVALLSAVHRPGESEKLVVRLHNYADEKAEKIPLKVLINGEQKALGSYTIAPRSAQNDTLSFSGLQAGWQRGEITLQDNPVTFDNQFYFSFNVKQQMPVLLIDDGIANTYLKAVFASDPFFNAQRVPAGNVDYAGLNAYPLIVLSDIKSISTGLAQQLKSYVSKGGTLVVFPAVDADLSSYHSLLQPVNAAYPEKLITEATKVTAINLQNQVFKNIFDSFPQNPDLPVVKKYYQLSASSGRNENLMQLPGGQSFWEDNASGKGKVYVAAVPLDEDFSNLQHHALFLPVMFRIALLSGHDQPLFYTLGHDETIEIAPVQTNEKQLLKLVKGQVSIIPDVRQQEGSTLLYIADQVNESGTYDLKKQDSSLAVLDFNDNRSESDLSYYNKADLAKILPKTADILQSSKASLKGEISELNIGLQLWKLCIILALIFLAAEILLVRYYKPVKQVVQ; encoded by the coding sequence ATGCATCTATTATATCCCGCTTTTTTATTTGCATTGGTTTTACTGGCTATTCCTGTTTTGGTGCACCTGTTCAATTTTCGCAAATACCAGAAAGTGTATTTCAGTAATGTACAGTTTTTAAAGGAAATAAACGAGCAGCAGTCATCCCGCAGGAATTTAAAGGAACGGCTCATACTTGCAGCACGATTATTGGCTCTTTTCTTTTTGGTACTTGCTTTTACCCGGCCGTATATCAGTAATCAGCATACAGAAAATGCGGGCTCACAGCAGGTGGTGAGTGTTTTTGTTGATAATTCATACTCCATGCAAACCCTTAATAGCGAGGGTACATTACTTGATGAAGCCAAACGCCGTGCAAAGGAGATCGCATCAGCTTATGGGATAAACGACCGGTTTCAATTACTTACGCAGGATTTTGAGGGGAAACATCAGCGTTTATTGAACCGGGATGAGTTTAATGATGCGGTGGATGTGGTAAAGATCAGTCCGCAAAGCAGGAGTTTACAGCAGATTATAAACAGACAACAAAGTTTGTTGGGGATGCAGCCGAATGCATTACGATCTATCTATATTATATCTGATTTTCAAAAAAATATAACCGGATCGCAGGCTCTTAAGATAGATACGGGTACACACACCAGCCTGGTACAGCTTAAAGCAAGCAGCCTCCCCAATGTAGCTGTGGATTCTGTTGCTTTATTAAGCGCTGTACACCGCCCGGGCGAAAGTGAGAAGTTAGTAGTGCGTCTGCACAATTATGCTGATGAAAAAGCCGAAAAGATCCCCCTTAAGGTATTGATCAACGGCGAGCAAAAGGCTTTGGGGAGTTATACCATTGCACCACGATCTGCACAAAATGATACGTTGTCGTTCTCGGGTTTACAGGCTGGCTGGCAACGCGGCGAGATCACATTACAGGATAACCCGGTTACGTTTGATAACCAGTTTTATTTCAGCTTTAATGTAAAACAGCAAATGCCTGTTTTATTGATAGATGATGGTATTGCCAATACTTATTTAAAGGCGGTTTTCGCTTCCGACCCATTTTTTAATGCACAACGGGTGCCTGCAGGGAATGTAGATTATGCAGGGTTAAATGCCTATCCGCTTATTGTGTTGAGCGATATTAAATCCATATCAACCGGACTGGCGCAGCAATTAAAGTCTTATGTTAGTAAAGGCGGTACTTTGGTGGTTTTCCCCGCTGTTGATGCGGACTTGTCCAGCTATCATTCCTTATTACAGCCGGTGAATGCCGCTTATCCTGAAAAATTAATTACAGAAGCCACGAAAGTTACGGCTATCAACCTGCAAAACCAGGTGTTCAAAAATATCTTCGATTCTTTTCCTCAAAATCCGGATCTGCCGGTAGTGAAAAAATATTATCAGTTAAGCGCGTCATCCGGCAGGAATGAAAACCTGATGCAATTACCGGGCGGGCAATCTTTTTGGGAAGATAATGCCAGCGGCAAAGGGAAAGTATATGTAGCAGCAGTACCGCTAGATGAGGATTTCAGTAATCTACAGCACCATGCGCTCTTTTTACCGGTAATGTTCCGCATAGCCTTGCTTAGCGGGCACGATCAGCCCTTGTTTTACACACTGGGGCACGATGAAACTATTGAAATAGCACCTGTACAAACCAATGAAAAGCAATTGTTAAAGTTGGTTAAGGGTCAGGTGAGCATTATCCCCGATGTTCGCCAGCAGGAGGGAAGTACCTTGCTTTATATAGCAGACCAGGTAAATGAATCCGGTACTTATGATCTGAAAAAACAGGATAGTAGTCTCGCCGTACTGGACTTTAATGATAACAGGAGCGAATCGGATCTGAGCTATTATAACAAGGCTGATCTGGCTAAAATATTACCTAAAACTGCTGATATATTGCAGAGTAGCAAAGCCTCATTAAAAGGCGAGATAAGTGAATTAAATATTGGCTTACAATTATGGAAACTTTGTATAATTTTGGCATTGATATTTCTGGCTGCTGAAATATTGCTTGTGAGGTACTATAAGCCTGTTAAACAAGTAGTTCAGTAA